A window of the Thalassospira indica genome harbors these coding sequences:
- a CDS encoding sigma-54-dependent transcriptional regulator — MTTTKQVPHSDAEIQITPHIIIVDDDEAMRISLAQWLELSDFDVTVYEDAGEALHDISPEFAGVILTDVKMPKLDGITFTRSVLAADPDIPIILMTGHGDVPMAVEAMKSGAYDFVEKPFEPKDIVESLERAIEKRRLVLENRNLRRQIASRGSLESRLIGNSMPMRNLKDEIANIAPTEVPVLISGETGTGKELVARAIHDLSDRRDEKFVAVNCAAIPESTAESELFGHEKGAFTGAASQRIGWIEHAIGGTLFLDEISSMPLALQAKLLRVIEQREVVRLGSNAPVKVDFRLICATNEDLVAAVAERNFREDLLFRINTFELSIAPLRERQDDVALLFDIFAERAAERFERPYERLSPALIAQLRAHEWPGNVRELKNMAERYVLLVGSPEERFKRLFKGGFETTAAPTGDLALADQVREFEERIIRDALDRHDGNVKSVMEELDIPRRTLNEKMKKLNIRRDKPA; from the coding sequence GTGACGACCACCAAGCAAGTGCCACACAGTGACGCAGAAATTCAGATCACACCGCACATCATCATTGTCGATGATGACGAGGCGATGCGTATCTCGCTTGCCCAGTGGCTTGAGCTTTCCGACTTTGACGTCACGGTCTATGAAGATGCCGGAGAGGCCCTGCATGACATCAGCCCCGAATTTGCCGGGGTCATCCTGACCGACGTCAAAATGCCGAAGCTTGACGGCATTACCTTTACCCGTTCTGTGCTGGCCGCCGACCCGGACATCCCGATCATCCTGATGACAGGCCACGGCGATGTGCCAATGGCGGTCGAGGCGATGAAAAGCGGCGCCTATGATTTCGTCGAAAAACCGTTCGAGCCCAAAGACATTGTCGAAAGCCTTGAACGCGCCATTGAAAAGCGCCGTCTTGTTCTTGAAAACCGCAACCTTCGGCGTCAGATCGCAAGCCGCGGCAGCCTTGAATCCCGCCTGATCGGCAATTCGATGCCGATGCGTAATCTCAAGGATGAAATCGCCAATATTGCACCAACCGAAGTCCCGGTTCTGATTTCAGGCGAAACCGGCACCGGCAAGGAACTGGTCGCGCGTGCCATCCATGACCTGAGCGACCGGCGCGATGAAAAATTTGTCGCGGTAAACTGTGCCGCCATTCCCGAAAGCACGGCCGAAAGCGAACTGTTTGGCCATGAAAAGGGGGCCTTTACCGGGGCGGCAAGCCAACGGATCGGCTGGATCGAACATGCGATTGGCGGCACGCTGTTTCTTGATGAAATATCAAGCATGCCACTTGCCCTTCAGGCCAAATTGCTGCGCGTGATTGAACAGCGCGAAGTGGTGCGGCTGGGCTCCAACGCGCCGGTGAAGGTCGATTTTCGCCTGATCTGTGCCACCAACGAGGATCTGGTCGCCGCCGTTGCCGAACGCAATTTCCGCGAAGATTTGCTGTTTCGCATCAATACGTTTGAACTGTCCATCGCCCCCTTGCGCGAACGCCAGGATGACGTCGCGCTTCTGTTTGATATCTTTGCCGAACGGGCGGCTGAGCGGTTCGAACGCCCGTATGAACGCCTGTCTCCGGCATTGATCGCGCAACTCAGGGCCCATGAGTGGCCGGGCAATGTCCGCGAGCTTAAAAACATGGCCGAACGGTATGTTCTTTTGGTTGGAAGTCCGGAAGAACGCTTCAAACGGCTGTTCAAGGGTGGTTTTGAAACAACAGCAGCCCCCACCGGCGATCTTGCCCTTGCCGATCAGGTCCGCGAGTTTGAAGAACGCATCATTCGCGATGCGCTTGATCGCCATGACGGCAATGTCAAATCGGTGATGGAAGAACTCGACATTCCGCGCCGGACGCTTAACGAGAAAATGAAAAAGCTCAACATCCGGCGTGACAAACCGGCCTAA
- a CDS encoding TAXI family TRAP transporter solute-binding subunit: MKLRTLLTAAAAAMMLTVAPASAQQLSIATGGTGGTYYPYGGGLAELITKYIDGTSAVAEVTGASVENMGLIARGDSDIAIGLADTVYAGYTGTGKFEGRTLDNVRALASIYPNAVQLVTMADSGINGLADLKGKRVSVGAPGSGTEVSAQTLLSANGITYDDIEEQRLNFNETADALRDGDIDAGFWSVGPPTSSILNLATTREIKLIALTDDEILAALDAEPTFAPYALRKGVYEGVTAPVNTISTPNVLFVNEEMDEELAYQITKTLFEKVDELIAIHPAANDTTVDFALNSTPIPMHPGALRYYEETGMPIPPKLIK; this comes from the coding sequence ATGAAGCTCCGTACCCTGCTCACCGCAGCAGCCGCAGCCATGATGCTGACCGTCGCACCCGCGTCGGCACAGCAACTGTCAATCGCAACCGGTGGTACCGGTGGCACCTATTATCCGTATGGCGGTGGCCTTGCGGAACTGATCACCAAATACATCGACGGCACCAGTGCCGTTGCCGAAGTCACCGGCGCATCTGTTGAAAACATGGGCCTGATTGCCCGTGGCGACAGTGACATCGCAATCGGTCTGGCTGATACCGTTTATGCTGGTTACACCGGCACCGGTAAATTCGAAGGCCGTACCCTTGATAACGTTCGCGCCCTGGCGTCGATCTATCCGAACGCTGTTCAGCTCGTCACCATGGCCGACAGCGGCATCAACGGCCTTGCCGACCTTAAAGGCAAGCGCGTTTCTGTTGGCGCACCGGGTTCGGGTACCGAAGTTTCGGCACAGACCCTGCTGAGCGCCAACGGCATCACCTATGATGACATCGAAGAACAGCGCCTGAACTTCAACGAAACCGCAGATGCCCTTCGTGATGGTGACATCGATGCCGGTTTCTGGAGCGTTGGTCCGCCCACCAGCTCGATTCTGAACCTCGCGACCACGCGTGAAATCAAACTGATCGCGCTGACCGACGATGAAATCCTGGCGGCCCTCGATGCAGAGCCGACCTTCGCACCGTACGCCCTGCGTAAAGGCGTTTACGAAGGTGTAACTGCACCGGTTAACACCATTTCGACCCCGAACGTTCTGTTCGTGAACGAAGAAATGGACGAGGAACTGGCATATCAGATCACCAAGACCCTGTTTGAAAAGGTCGACGAACTGATCGCCATCCACCCGGCAGCAAACGACACCACGGTTGATTTCGCTCTGAACTCGACCCCGATCCCGATGCATCCGGGCGCCCTTCGTTACTACGAAGAAACCGGCATGCCGATTCCGCCGAAGCTGATCAAGTAA
- a CDS encoding DUF1850 domain-containing protein, with protein sequence MAALLLLITACAGPAYQDHVKPGTVIDHLEVIGEDGALLARTEIPRQTGWCLYWNHSVTGDGVIDCYVDDLGKMVLHRAYQPDFAAGLGHYPGRGILTSAEGGGYWIEDIDEPVRGNAYVLRVGSLAVNHRIVTDRDEINLSKMAEHTRVTIRLDTGE encoded by the coding sequence ATGGCCGCCCTTCTTCTCCTGATCACGGCATGTGCTGGCCCGGCCTATCAGGATCACGTCAAGCCCGGCACCGTTATTGATCATCTTGAGGTGATCGGTGAGGACGGGGCGCTTCTGGCCAGAACCGAAATTCCGCGTCAAACCGGCTGGTGCCTGTATTGGAACCATTCTGTCACCGGTGATGGCGTGATTGACTGTTATGTCGACGATCTTGGCAAGATGGTTCTCCATCGCGCCTATCAGCCCGACTTCGCGGCGGGACTTGGTCATTATCCCGGTCGCGGGATCCTGACCAGCGCAGAAGGCGGCGGATACTGGATCGAAGATATCGACGAACCTGTACGCGGCAATGCCTATGTGTTGCGCGTCGGCTCACTTGCGGTGAACCACCGCATCGTCACTGACCGTGACGAAATCAACCTTTCAAAGATGGCTGAACACACCCGTGTCACCATCCGCCTTGATACCGGGGAATAA
- a CDS encoding TRAP transporter permease, with translation MSEQATLPSMTDRLPQPKLVLWAISIVAVALSLFQMYGAGIEPLGLFYQRSIHLAFVMFLAFLMFPIFGSNKKRGFLGWVIDLAFLAGAFTTGFYLTFFLDEIINRAGFWSETDLIIGVIATVTVLEASRRAVGLGMTVIGIVAIIYALSGPRGALPWVGEWLPGILAHRGNDVDRLVGQLYLGQEGIYGLPMGVAATYIFMFVLFGAFLEVTGAGKFFIDMAYAATGRKPGGPAKAAVLASAGMGSISGSAIANVVTTGAFTIPLMKKLGYRPAQAGGVEAAASTGGQITPPLMGAGAFLISEYTQVPYLDIVLVSIFPAILYLGTVYLFVHIVALKQGMRGMPVEELPDWKEVLKEGWQFILPLGILIYLLVLNISPMRVGFWAILSVMAVAALRYALWFFFVAPQQGEKPSHEKLIAAIRKGTAITIAALELGAKNAVAVSMACAVAGIIVGVVGVTGLGLKFSSMMIAFSGGNIVLALVLVLIASLILGMGLPVTASYIVLIVLVGPALSNEFGIPLLIAHLVVFWYSQDSNVTPPIALAGFAGAAIANASPMETSIQAWKFAKGLYLIPAFMVFNPEIIEGGSIQIVLWTGFTAILCLVAFAAALEGYLFAPMDVLSRIIIVPATIGVFYPDIRAEIAGTIVLLAVLAFNWWQGKKNTPTPAVAAS, from the coding sequence ATGTCCGAACAGGCAACGCTGCCATCCATGACGGATAGATTGCCACAGCCAAAACTGGTTCTGTGGGCAATCTCGATCGTCGCAGTCGCACTCTCTTTGTTTCAGATGTATGGCGCAGGGATCGAACCGCTTGGCCTGTTCTATCAACGCAGTATTCACCTTGCGTTCGTGATGTTCCTGGCCTTTTTGATGTTCCCGATTTTCGGCAGCAACAAAAAGCGCGGCTTCCTTGGCTGGGTGATTGATCTGGCCTTCCTGGCCGGCGCCTTTACCACGGGCTTCTATCTTACGTTCTTTCTTGATGAAATCATCAACCGCGCCGGTTTCTGGAGCGAAACCGACCTGATCATCGGCGTGATTGCCACCGTTACCGTGCTGGAGGCCAGCCGCCGTGCGGTCGGCCTTGGCATGACCGTGATTGGCATCGTTGCCATCATTTACGCCCTGTCGGGTCCGCGCGGTGCACTGCCGTGGGTCGGTGAATGGCTTCCGGGCATTCTTGCCCATCGCGGCAACGACGTTGATCGCCTTGTCGGGCAACTTTACCTCGGTCAGGAAGGCATTTACGGCCTGCCGATGGGGGTTGCTGCGACCTATATCTTCATGTTCGTTCTGTTTGGGGCGTTCCTTGAAGTCACGGGTGCGGGTAAATTCTTCATCGATATGGCCTATGCCGCCACCGGCAGAAAACCGGGTGGCCCGGCCAAGGCCGCCGTTCTGGCATCGGCCGGTATGGGATCGATCAGTGGCTCGGCAATTGCCAACGTGGTCACCACGGGCGCCTTTACCATTCCGCTGATGAAAAAGCTCGGCTACCGCCCGGCACAGGCGGGCGGTGTTGAGGCCGCAGCCTCCACCGGTGGCCAGATCACCCCGCCGCTGATGGGGGCGGGTGCGTTCCTGATTTCCGAATATACCCAGGTGCCGTATCTCGACATCGTTCTGGTCTCGATCTTCCCGGCGATCCTCTATCTCGGCACGGTTTATCTGTTTGTGCATATCGTTGCCCTGAAACAGGGCATGCGCGGTATGCCGGTCGAAGAGCTTCCGGACTGGAAAGAAGTTCTCAAGGAAGGCTGGCAGTTCATCCTGCCGCTGGGCATCCTGATTTACCTGCTGGTGCTTAACATCTCGCCGATGCGGGTGGGTTTCTGGGCCATTCTGTCGGTGATGGCGGTTGCCGCCCTGCGTTATGCGCTGTGGTTCTTCTTTGTCGCCCCGCAGCAAGGTGAAAAACCAAGCCACGAAAAACTGATCGCTGCCATTCGCAAGGGCACCGCGATCACCATTGCCGCCCTTGAACTTGGTGCGAAAAACGCCGTTGCCGTTTCGATGGCTTGTGCGGTTGCCGGTATCATTGTCGGCGTGGTTGGCGTCACTGGTCTTGGCCTGAAATTCTCGTCGATGATGATCGCGTTTTCGGGTGGTAACATCGTTCTGGCGCTTGTTCTGGTGCTGATCGCAAGCCTGATCCTCGGTATGGGTCTGCCAGTCACGGCGTCCTATATCGTTCTGATCGTGCTGGTGGGTCCGGCACTGTCGAACGAGTTCGGCATTCCGCTTCTGATCGCGCATCTGGTGGTGTTCTGGTACTCGCAGGACAGTAACGTGACGCCGCCGATTGCACTGGCGGGCTTCGCGGGGGCCGCGATTGCCAACGCCAGCCCCATGGAAACCAGCATTCAGGCGTGGAAGTTTGCCAAGGGTCTCTATCTGATCCCGGCCTTCATGGTCTTCAATCCGGAAATCATCGAAGGCGGTTCGATCCAGATCGTCCTTTGGACCGGCTTTACCGCGATCCTGTGTCTGGTCGCCTTTGCCGCCGCCCTTGAAGGCTATCTGTTTGCCCCGATGGATGTGCTTTCACGCATAATCATCGTTCCGGCAACCATCGGCGTGTTCTATCCTGACATCCGGGCAGAAATCGCTGGCACGATCGTCCTTCTTGCGGTTCTGGCCTTCAACTGGTGGCAGGGTAAAAAGAACACCCCGACACCGGCAGTCGCCGCAAGCTAA
- a CDS encoding MFS transporter: protein MQFLILLRQAPRQLAFGALHSFGSSFGQTFLVALFVPFISASLALNETEFANIYAGITIASALCLPVVGRWIDKVDILSYSLATMALLALGCVMIALAGNVWMLITALFVLRLAGQGLMSHVSMTGIARYFSRNRGRALAIASFGFPLAEAIMPATLLALIAAFGWRYTYAGSAAFILLVLLPVAIWLIRSDAKFRKAPAKSGESATASGTARADSPESHPQSDHPRLFKSVYVWFCMPMLAAPPLIMTALFFHQGAISNSKGIDLGWFAAGFTVFAITSVLGAFGSGPLIDKHSARRLFPWHLIPMMVGIAILALTTTPWVILIYMGLVGITVGFATTLRTAIIPELVPLDEIGAVRSTLTAVMVLASAMGPAIYGWMFAADMSIATMLVVTLIAAAIVSLGSWFSERPGFYMPPNIAPKEAD from the coding sequence ATGCAGTTTTTGATCTTGCTTCGCCAAGCGCCCCGCCAACTTGCCTTTGGCGCGTTGCACAGTTTTGGCTCCTCGTTCGGGCAGACGTTTCTGGTCGCACTGTTTGTACCCTTCATCTCGGCCAGCCTTGCACTCAATGAAACCGAATTTGCCAATATCTATGCTGGGATCACCATTGCCAGCGCGCTCTGCCTGCCAGTCGTTGGCCGCTGGATCGACAAGGTCGATATCCTGTCCTACAGCCTTGCCACCATGGCGTTACTCGCACTTGGCTGTGTGATGATTGCGCTCGCCGGCAATGTCTGGATGCTGATTACCGCCCTGTTTGTGCTGCGTCTGGCCGGTCAGGGGTTGATGAGCCATGTCAGCATGACCGGTATTGCGCGCTATTTTTCGCGCAATCGCGGACGGGCGCTGGCGATTGCCAGTTTCGGCTTTCCCCTGGCAGAGGCGATCATGCCCGCCACCTTGCTGGCCCTGATTGCCGCCTTTGGCTGGCGATACACCTATGCCGGGTCGGCGGCGTTTATTCTGCTGGTCCTGCTGCCGGTTGCGATCTGGCTTATTCGAAGCGATGCAAAATTCCGCAAGGCACCCGCGAAATCAGGCGAATCGGCCACTGCATCCGGCACGGCGCGTGCCGACTCCCCGGAAAGCCACCCCCAAAGTGATCACCCGCGCCTGTTCAAATCAGTTTATGTCTGGTTCTGCATGCCGATGCTGGCCGCGCCACCCTTGATCATGACCGCCCTTTTCTTCCATCAAGGCGCGATTTCCAACAGCAAGGGGATCGATCTTGGCTGGTTTGCGGCAGGTTTCACGGTTTTTGCCATCACGTCGGTGTTGGGCGCGTTTGGCAGTGGTCCGCTGATTGACAAACATTCTGCCCGCCGCCTGTTTCCCTGGCATCTGATCCCGATGATGGTTGGTATTGCCATTCTGGCCCTGACAACCACGCCGTGGGTGATCCTGATTTATATGGGGCTGGTTGGCATTACTGTGGGCTTTGCCACGACATTGCGCACCGCCATCATCCCGGAACTGGTGCCGCTTGATGAAATTGGCGCGGTGCGCAGTACACTTACAGCGGTCATGGTGCTGGCCTCGGCCATGGGCCCGGCGATTTATGGCTGGATGTTTGCGGCCGACATGTCGATTGCCACCATGCTGGTCGTGACCCTGATTGCCGCTGCCATCGTCAGTCTGGGGTCCTGGTTCTCGGAACGGCCGGGCTTTTACATGCCGCCCAACATCGCCCCGAAAGAAGCCGATTAA
- a CDS encoding LysR family transcriptional regulator, translating to MDRAAEMEIFVHAVEEGSFSAAARTMRLSPSAVSKYISRLEDRLGARLLMRTTRQLSLTEEGRAFYERARTILNEIEEAEEVVTQLYAAPRGTLRINASVAFTKMQVVPLIPEFLARYPDVRIELTLDDKFTDLVNDGYDLAIRLSALEDSSLIARKYAVNRRMIVASPEYLEKNGIPRKPQDLENHNCLHLSSRESFNDWHFETPDGHVAFRAQGSFSANDGDVLHEAVLAGLGMARLAEYLVHEDIRAGRLTPVLTEYVHDQAWISAVYPHKRHLSPKVRAFVDFLAEKFTPVPPWELGFRDARAVRRNSDGTTDTSKTARDVGK from the coding sequence ATGGATCGCGCCGCGGAAATGGAAATCTTTGTCCATGCAGTCGAGGAAGGAAGTTTCTCGGCCGCTGCCCGGACAATGCGCCTGTCACCGTCAGCTGTTTCGAAATACATCTCGCGCCTTGAAGATCGTCTGGGTGCCCGTCTTTTGATGCGCACCACCCGTCAGCTCAGCCTGACCGAGGAAGGCCGCGCCTTTTACGAACGCGCCCGCACGATCCTAAATGAGATCGAGGAAGCCGAAGAAGTCGTCACCCAGCTTTATGCCGCCCCGCGCGGGACGCTGCGGATCAACGCATCGGTGGCCTTTACCAAGATGCAGGTGGTGCCGCTGATCCCGGAATTTCTGGCACGCTATCCTGATGTGCGGATTGAGCTGACCCTTGATGATAAATTCACCGATCTGGTCAACGATGGCTATGACCTTGCCATTCGCCTGTCGGCACTCGAAGACTCGTCGCTGATTGCGCGTAAATACGCGGTCAACCGACGTATGATCGTCGCATCACCGGAATATCTCGAAAAGAACGGTATCCCGCGCAAACCGCAGGATCTTGAAAACCATAACTGCCTGCATCTGTCATCGCGCGAAAGCTTTAACGACTGGCACTTTGAAACGCCCGATGGTCACGTGGCGTTCCGCGCACAGGGCTCGTTCTCGGCCAATGACGGTGACGTGCTGCACGAGGCGGTTCTGGCCGGGCTTGGCATGGCGCGTCTGGCCGAATACCTCGTCCATGAAGATATCCGTGCGGGTCGCCTGACCCCGGTTCTGACCGAATATGTCCATGATCAGGCATGGATTTCGGCGGTGTATCCGCATAAACGCCACCTGTCACCCAAGGTCCGGGCCTTTGTTGATTTTCTGGCCGAAAAATTCACCCCGGTCCCGCCGTGGGAGCTCGGCTTCCGCGATGCCCGTGCGGTGCGCCGCAACAGTGACGGCACCACCGACACCAGCAAAACCGCCCGCGATGTCGGCAAATAA
- a CDS encoding GNAT family N-acetyltransferase — MANITAHAGGDLTIRPAFNRDGDGIADLIALVFADYPGCVFDRAAEFPELDAIADDFKADDGRIWVAVDDLDRVLGCFGVKYDAATREAELHKVYLHPTVRGRGMAQKLMAKALAWLGQTHPECQVVTLWTDTRFEAGHRFYEKCGFARTGESRILDDLSNSSEWQFRFDFAAYQKALGF, encoded by the coding sequence ATGGCAAATATCACGGCACATGCGGGTGGTGATCTGACGATCCGGCCAGCTTTCAACCGCGATGGCGATGGCATTGCCGATCTGATCGCGCTGGTGTTTGCCGATTATCCCGGCTGCGTGTTTGATCGTGCCGCCGAATTCCCCGAGCTTGACGCGATTGCCGATGACTTCAAGGCCGATGACGGCCGGATCTGGGTTGCGGTCGATGATCTGGATCGGGTTCTGGGCTGTTTCGGGGTTAAATATGATGCCGCCACCCGCGAAGCTGAGCTTCACAAGGTTTATCTGCATCCCACTGTCCGCGGGCGCGGTATGGCGCAAAAGCTTATGGCAAAGGCATTGGCGTGGCTGGGGCAAACCCATCCCGAATGTCAGGTGGTGACGCTGTGGACCGATACGCGGTTTGAGGCCGGGCATCGGTTCTATGAAAAATGCGGCTTTGCGCGCACAGGCGAAAGCCGCATTCTGGATGATCTTTCCAATTCGTCGGAATGGCAGTTCCGGTTTGACTTTGCGGCATATCAGAAGGCGCTTGGCTTCTAG
- the fmt gene encoding methionyl-tRNA formyltransferase, translating to MTKLRIAFMGTPDFALVALKDLVAAGHDVVCVYSQPPRPAGRGHKETPSPVHAWADAQGIEVRHPVSLKSAEEQQAFADLDLDVAVVAAYGLILPKAILDAPKFGCLNIHASLLPRWRGAAPIQRAILAGDAATGVTIMQMDVGLDTGDMLLIGELPITSETYANALHDDLAELGGRMIVEALEKLPKGELVATRQPEEGVTYAAKLERAEAKLDFNDDAAALERKIRAFTPWPGAYFELGKERIKVQAAEVMDQSGPVGEILDDKLTIGCGTGALRPTRIQRPGKSVMDTDAVLRGYDKLAKGVKLG from the coding sequence ATGACCAAGCTGCGCATTGCCTTTATGGGAACCCCGGACTTTGCCCTTGTGGCGCTAAAGGATCTGGTGGCGGCGGGTCATGACGTTGTTTGCGTCTATTCCCAGCCGCCGCGGCCGGCAGGGCGCGGGCACAAGGAAACGCCAAGCCCGGTGCATGCCTGGGCGGACGCGCAGGGGATTGAGGTCCGCCATCCGGTATCCTTGAAATCGGCCGAGGAACAGCAGGCCTTTGCCGATCTTGATCTCGATGTTGCGGTGGTTGCGGCCTATGGCCTGATCTTGCCGAAAGCCATTCTCGATGCGCCGAAATTTGGCTGCCTGAATATTCACGCGTCGCTTCTGCCGCGCTGGCGTGGCGCAGCGCCGATTCAGCGCGCCATTCTGGCCGGGGATGCGGCGACCGGTGTCACCATCATGCAGATGGATGTCGGGCTGGATACCGGTGACATGCTTTTGATTGGTGAACTGCCGATTACCTCGGAAACTTATGCCAATGCCCTGCATGATGATTTGGCGGAACTTGGCGGCAGGATGATTGTCGAGGCGCTTGAAAAGCTCCCCAAGGGGGAACTTGTTGCCACCAGGCAGCCTGAAGAGGGTGTGACCTACGCGGCAAAGCTGGAGCGCGCCGAGGCCAAGCTTGATTTCAATGATGATGCCGCTGCACTCGAGCGCAAAATCCGCGCCTTTACCCCGTGGCCGGGGGCCTATTTCGAGCTGGGTAAGGAACGCATCAAGGTGCAGGCGGCCGAGGTGATGGATCAATCCGGCCCGGTGGGTGAAATCCTTGATGACAAGCTGACGATTGGCTGTGGCACCGGCGCGCTGCGTCCGACCCGTATTCAGCGCCCGGGCAAATCGGTGATGGATACTGATGCGGTGCTGCGCGGCTATGACAAGCTTGCCAAGGGCGTAAAGCTGGGCTGA
- the def gene encoding peptide deformylase, whose product MALREILIVPDPRLKKECEPVEEVNDEIKTLLNDMLETMYAAPGIGLAAPQIGVMKRVVVMDVSDDKDKPEPLKLINPEIIWESEETSIYQEGCLSIPEQYADVERPAEVGMRYMDENGEMHEIEADGLLATCIQHEIDHLDGVLFTDYLSALKRNMILKKVQKLQKTKKSA is encoded by the coding sequence ATGGCCCTGCGTGAAATTCTTATCGTTCCAGACCCGCGCCTGAAAAAGGAATGCGAACCGGTCGAGGAAGTGAATGATGAGATCAAGACCCTTCTTAATGACATGCTTGAAACCATGTATGCGGCACCGGGCATTGGCCTTGCAGCGCCGCAGATCGGGGTGATGAAACGCGTGGTTGTCATGGATGTGTCCGATGACAAGGACAAGCCGGAACCGCTGAAGCTGATCAATCCGGAGATCATCTGGGAATCCGAGGAAACTTCGATCTATCAGGAAGGGTGTCTGTCGATCCCGGAACAATATGCAGATGTCGAACGCCCGGCCGAAGTCGGCATGCGCTATATGGATGAAAACGGCGAAATGCACGAGATCGAGGCAGACGGGTTGCTTGCGACCTGTATCCAGCATGAGATCGATCACTTGGATGGCGTTTTGTTCACCGATTATCTCAGCGCGCTTAAGCGCAACATGATCCTGAAAAAAGTTCAGAAGCTGCAGAAAACCAAAAAGTCTGCCTGA
- the rmuC gene encoding DNA recombination protein RmuC, producing the protein MDPISLAAGALGASVLALVFSIMMVKRIKDAAEAETESRTALLASQLEHAENTRRDLATEVAQMREKLSEASEKRAIAETTANRVPILEAEMKELRTALDQWREKGSELETALEKEREAAKEKLEMLEDAKTKLLDSFKALSSDALKVNNDEFMKLARENFSRLQEGAKGDLEKRQQAIDGIVKPIRERLEAFDTKVNELEKNRKEAYGELREQVGTLVQSQHKLSKETQTLSSALRSSSSVSGKWGELQLKRIVELAGMLKHCDFDEQVHFNTDEGIQKPDMVIHLPGGKNIVVDAKAPTSAYLEAIDEKYDEDRREALMATYVTNVRKVITDLSKKSYWKSVDSPEFVVLFLPGESFFSAALERDPRLIEDSFRDGVILATPTTLLGLLKAVSYGWRQEALAESARDISEIGLQLYDRLGALAKHFSSMGKSLESTVKHYNKTLGSLEGSVLVSARKLKEKHIVSDDRMIEEPSPSETHVREITKMELLAGPEDATPDAKD; encoded by the coding sequence ATGGATCCGATTTCTTTGGCAGCAGGGGCGCTTGGCGCATCTGTTCTGGCACTTGTCTTTAGCATCATGATGGTCAAGCGCATCAAGGATGCCGCGGAGGCCGAGACGGAGTCGCGCACAGCCCTTCTGGCGTCCCAGCTTGAACATGCGGAAAATACCCGGCGCGATCTTGCGACCGAGGTCGCCCAGATGCGTGAAAAGCTTTCCGAGGCATCGGAAAAGCGTGCCATTGCCGAAACCACGGCCAACCGGGTGCCCATCCTTGAAGCCGAGATGAAGGAGCTTCGCACCGCCCTTGATCAGTGGCGTGAAAAGGGATCCGAGCTTGAGACCGCGCTTGAGAAAGAGCGCGAGGCGGCCAAGGAAAAGCTCGAGATGCTCGAAGATGCCAAGACCAAGCTGCTGGATAGCTTCAAGGCGCTGTCGTCCGATGCGCTCAAGGTCAATAACGACGAGTTCATGAAGCTGGCGCGTGAGAATTTCTCGCGCCTGCAGGAAGGGGCCAAGGGCGATCTTGAAAAACGCCAGCAGGCCATTGACGGGATCGTAAAGCCCATCCGGGAACGCCTTGAGGCTTTTGATACCAAGGTCAATGAACTTGAAAAAAACCGCAAGGAAGCTTACGGCGAGCTGCGTGAACAGGTCGGGACCCTGGTACAATCGCAACACAAATTGTCCAAGGAAACCCAGACGCTGAGCTCTGCCCTGCGGTCCAGTTCCTCGGTGTCGGGCAAATGGGGCGAATTGCAGCTCAAGCGCATTGTCGAACTGGCTGGGATGCTCAAGCATTGCGACTTTGATGAACAGGTGCATTTCAACACCGACGAAGGTATTCAGAAACCCGACATGGTCATTCACCTGCCGGGCGGCAAGAATATCGTGGTCGATGCCAAGGCCCCGACATCGGCCTATCTTGAGGCGATTGACGAGAAATATGACGAAGATCGCCGCGAAGCCTTGATGGCGACCTATGTCACCAATGTGCGAAAGGTGATAACGGATCTTTCGAAAAAATCATACTGGAAGTCGGTCGACAGTCCGGAATTTGTCGTGCTGTTTCTGCCCGGTGAAAGCTTCTTCTCGGCCGCCCTTGAACGTGATCCGCGCCTGATCGAGGACAGCTTCCGCGATGGCGTGATTTTGGCAACGCCGACAACCTTGCTTGGATTGCTTAAGGCCGTTTCATATGGCTGGCGACAGGAAGCTTTGGCCGAAAGCGCACGTGATATCAGTGAAATCGGTTTGCAGCTTTATGATCGTCTGGGCGCGCTTGCCAAGCATTTCTCATCAATGGGAAAATCGCTTGAAAGTACGGTGAAGCATTACAACAAGACGCTGGGGTCACTCGAAGGATCGGTTCTGGTGTCGGCGCGCAAGCTCAAGGAAAAGCATATCGTCTCTGATGACCGTATGATCGAGGAACCGTCCCCGTCAGAAACCCATGTGCGCGAAATCACCAAGATGGAATTGCTGGCCGGGCCAGAGGATGCGACGCCAGACGCCAAGGATTAA